The DNA region TGCCGACCTCGGTCGCTTCGGCGAGCTCTTCCTCGATGATCTCGTTGCACAGGTCGATGCACTCGTCGCAGATGTAGACGCCAGGACCGGCGATCAGCTTCTTGACCTGCTTCTGGCTCTTGCCACAGAAGGAGCACTTGAGCAGGTCGGCGCCGTCCCCGATGCGTGCCACTGCGATCTCCTCCCCGGTGGACGCCCGGAGGGCGCACGTCACCATCTACGACCATTGCACACCACGCCGGGCCCCGTGTCAGCCCGGAGCCCCTGCCCGGCGTGTCCTTCACCCGAAGAGCCACCCGCCCGTGGCCCGGGCAGGCGGCCGACGACGGTCAGTGCGGGGGCGGGATCTCCGCCTTGCGGCTCGCCAGGACCTGGTCGACCAGACCGTACTCGAGCGCCTGCTGCGAGGAGAGGATCTTGTCCCGCTCGATGTCCTTGCGGACGGTCTCGACCGAACGACCGGTGTGCTTGGCGATGGTCTCCTCGAGCCACTCCCGCATCCGGATCAGCTCGTTGGCGTGGATCTCGATGTCCGACGCCTGGGCGTAGCCGCCGCCCTCCATCGAGGGCTGGTGGATCAGCACGCGGGCGTTCGGCAGCGCCAGGCGCTTGCCCGGCGTCCCGGCGGCGAGCAGCACTGCTGCGGCCGAGGCGGCCTGACCGAGGCACACGGTCTGGATCTGCGGCTTGATGTACTGCATGGTGTCGTAGATCGCCGTCATGGCCGTGAACGAGCCACCGGGCGAGTTGATGTACAGGATGATGTCGCGGTCCGGGTCCTGGCTCTCGAGCACGAGGAGCTGGGCCATGACGTCATCGGCGGAGGCGTCGTCCACCTGGACGCCGAGGAAGATGATCCGGTCCTCGAAGAGCTTGGTGTACGGGTCCTGGCGCTTGAAGCCGTAGGCCGTGCGCTCCTCGAACTGCGGCAGGACGTACCGCGACGAGGGTGCGCCGTAGGGCTGGGCGACCCCGCCGTAGCTGCCGGCCAGGACGGCCGCGCGGGACAGGTGCTGGAACTCGGTGCTCACGGGTACTCCTCGAGGTGTGGCGGACGACGGGATCGAGCTGGACAGGCGGGTCGGCTCAGGCGCCGGTCCCGCCACCCCCGCTGACCGAGTGTGCATGCGTGACCACGTGGTCGATGAAGCCGTACTCGAGCGCCTCATCCGCTGTGAACCAGCGGTCGTGGTCGGAGTCCTCGTTGATCTGCTCGGGCGTCTTGCCGGTCTGCTCGGCGACGAGCTCGGCGAGCACCTTCTTCATGTGCAGGATCAGCTCGGCATTGATCCGGACGTCGGTCGCGGTCCCACCGATGCCGCCGGACGGCTGGTGCATCAGGACGCGCGTGTGCGGGGTCGCGTACCGCTTGCCCTTGGCGCCCGAGGAGAGCAGGAACTGGCCCATCGAGGCGGCCAGACCGACCGCGACGGTGGCGACGTCGGGCTGGATGAACTGCATGGTGTCGTAGATCGCCATGCCCGCGGTGATCGAGCCGCCCGGAGAGTTGATGTAGAGGTAGATGTCCTTCTCCGGGTCCTCCGCAGCAAGGAGCATCAGCTGGCCGCAGATGGCGTTCGCGTTGTCGTCGCGGACCTCCGAGCCGAGCCAGATGATCCGCTCGCGCAGCAGCCGGTTGTAGATGTGGTCGTTGAGGCCCATGTTGGGTCCCTCGCTGCGCGCAGCGGTCGGTCCGGCCTGTACCTGGCTCATCTCGTTCACGGCTCTCCTCGTCCTGCGCGGTCCCAGGGAGCTGCCCCGGGTCCCGAATCGTGTGCAGTGACCCTAACGCGATCCCAGGCGCCGGATGCTCCCTTGCGAGCGGGTTTTCGCTGTCGGCGCACCGGTGTGTGGTCGGGATCCGCTGCGCACCGGCCCGCACGGATCGTGGTCCGGCAGGTCCGACGGGAAGGCCCCGCACCGGATCCGGTGCGGGGCCTCGATGATCCGTCTGTCGTCAGGACTTGCCGTCGGCCGGCTCGGCCTGGTCCGGCGCGTCGTCCTGCGTCTCGTCCTGCACCTCGGACGCCTCGCCGGCGGCGTCGGCGACAGCACCGGCCGCCATGGCCTCCTCGAGCGCGGCCTGGGCCGCAGCGACCGCGTCGACCTCGTCGTCGTCCGAGCCGATGTACTCGGACAGGTCGACGGCGTTGCCCGACGCGTCGACGACCTTGACCTGACGCAGCGCGACGGCGATCGCCTTCGAGCGACCGACCTCGGCGACCATGGCCGGGATCTGACCCTGCTCGTCGACGGTCTTGATGAAGGTGTTGGGGTCCATGCCGTACTG from Cellulomonas sp. KRMCY2 includes:
- a CDS encoding ATP-dependent Clp protease proteolytic subunit, which translates into the protein MSQVQAGPTAARSEGPNMGLNDHIYNRLLRERIIWLGSEVRDDNANAICGQLMLLAAEDPEKDIYLYINSPGGSITAGMAIYDTMQFIQPDVATVAVGLAASMGQFLLSSGAKGKRYATPHTRVLMHQPSGGIGGTATDVRINAELILHMKKVLAELVAEQTGKTPEQINEDSDHDRWFTADEALEYGFIDHVVTHAHSVSGGGGTGA
- a CDS encoding ATP-dependent Clp protease proteolytic subunit; this encodes MSTEFQHLSRAAVLAGSYGGVAQPYGAPSSRYVLPQFEERTAYGFKRQDPYTKLFEDRIIFLGVQVDDASADDVMAQLLVLESQDPDRDIILYINSPGGSFTAMTAIYDTMQYIKPQIQTVCLGQAASAAAVLLAAGTPGKRLALPNARVLIHQPSMEGGGYAQASDIEIHANELIRMREWLEETIAKHTGRSVETVRKDIERDKILSSQQALEYGLVDQVLASRKAEIPPPH